A genomic segment from Nocardia cyriacigeorgica GUH-2 encodes:
- a CDS encoding exonuclease domain-containing protein, whose amino-acid sequence MTRNLSFAAFDVETANPKYGSICSIGVAIVRNGERVSTRQWLCRPPDAVSTFAPRNVGIHKITPSMVADQPSFGQRWQEIRSVIGDLPVVAHNAQFDMGAVHQACGHSRIPVPTWVYGCTKVWAKRQLLLEKYQLKTVAHALDVRLDDHHDAGADATAAADIAIRLAQLAGADDLASLARATRTQLGHLSPAGKRDCR is encoded by the coding sequence ATGACAAGGAATCTGTCCTTCGCGGCATTCGACGTCGAAACCGCCAACCCGAAGTACGGCAGTATCTGCTCGATCGGCGTCGCGATCGTCCGTAACGGCGAACGTGTGAGCACGCGCCAATGGCTGTGCCGCCCGCCGGACGCGGTGTCCACGTTCGCGCCACGCAACGTGGGCATCCACAAGATCACACCTTCGATGGTGGCCGACCAGCCCAGCTTCGGGCAGCGGTGGCAGGAGATCCGGTCGGTCATCGGCGACCTGCCGGTGGTCGCGCATAATGCCCAGTTCGACATGGGCGCCGTCCACCAGGCCTGCGGACACAGCCGCATTCCGGTACCAACCTGGGTGTACGGGTGCACGAAGGTCTGGGCGAAACGTCAACTGCTGCTGGAGAAGTACCAGCTGAAGACGGTTGCCCACGCCCTCGATGTCCGGCTTGACGACCATCATGATGCCGGCGCCGACGCCACGGCCGCCGCGGATATCGCGATCCGCCTGGCCCAGCTCGCCGGCGCGGACGATCTCGCCAGCCTCGCTCGCGCCACGCGCACCCAGCTCGGGCATCTGAGCCCGGCCGGCAAGCGCGACTGTCGATGA
- a CDS encoding DUF4352 domain-containing protein gives MTYPSGPQPYPQPFQPPQPPKRKMPVWPWILIGAVILLCGGCFGIVGVAANNSSDSDTTFTSAANPEPGKPGELGKPADKDSDTAPAGASVRDGKFEFTVTAVDPPVSTIGDNPYMQKTAQGEYILVHVTVTNIGDRPQTYFSSNQKLFDDQGRRHENDTMAELNVNDHLSTPINPGNSVDVTIVFDVPVGTAPASLELHDSMFSGGAKVALR, from the coding sequence ATGACCTACCCCTCCGGCCCCCAGCCCTACCCGCAGCCGTTCCAGCCGCCGCAGCCGCCCAAACGCAAGATGCCCGTCTGGCCGTGGATCCTGATCGGCGCCGTCATCCTGCTGTGCGGCGGGTGCTTCGGCATTGTCGGCGTTGCCGCCAACAACTCGTCCGACAGCGACACCACCTTCACCTCCGCCGCGAACCCGGAACCCGGTAAGCCCGGCGAACTCGGAAAGCCTGCCGATAAGGATTCCGACACCGCTCCCGCCGGCGCCTCGGTCCGCGACGGCAAGTTCGAATTCACCGTCACCGCGGTGGATCCCCCGGTATCCACCATCGGCGACAACCCGTACATGCAGAAGACCGCGCAGGGCGAATACATCCTCGTGCACGTCACCGTCACCAATATCGGCGACCGCCCGCAGACCTACTTCAGCAGCAACCAGAAGCTGTTCGACGACCAAGGGCGCCGGCACGAGAACGACACCATGGCCGAGTTGAACGTCAACGATCACCTCTCGACGCCCATCAATCCGGGGAACTCGGTCGACGTCACCATCGTCTTCGATGTGCCGGTCGGCACGGCGCCGGCATCGCTGGAACTGCACGACTCGATGTTCTCGGGTGGCGCGAAGGTCGCGCTGCGGTGA
- the brxD gene encoding BREX system ATP-binding protein BrxD: protein MSSQPTQVSAARRRTVIDALRRGAVPESGLDLLATGLDRFEAALDDELDLVESGGSVFKAVRGEYGSGKTFFARWLGERAKRRNFAVSEVQISETETPLHKLETVYRRLTERLTTSSFPPSALRSVVDAWFYALEEDALATGADDDSLIEAVDHLMAARLIEVSRHAPSFATALRGYRSAMVDGDEATAAAILAWLGGQPNVAASARRAAGVRGELDHFGAFGFLQGLLTALRDSGHRGLLLVLDEVETLQRVRSDARDKALNALRQLIDEVYSGRFPGLYLLITGTPAFYDGQQGVQRLAPLAQRVATDFTTDPRFDNPRAVQLRLPGFTMDSLVALGITIRDLYADGSEHPARIRDIADDAYIADLAAAVCGTLGGKVGVAPRLFLKKLVADVLDRVDQFPDFDPRQHYRLTVKSAELTNAERNLVRADDIDLDP, encoded by the coding sequence GTGAGTAGCCAGCCAACCCAGGTCAGCGCGGCCCGGCGGCGCACCGTCATCGATGCGCTGCGACGCGGCGCGGTGCCCGAGAGCGGACTGGACCTGCTGGCGACCGGGCTGGACCGGTTCGAGGCCGCTCTCGACGACGAGCTGGACCTGGTCGAATCCGGCGGTTCGGTGTTCAAAGCTGTACGTGGTGAGTACGGATCTGGTAAGACGTTCTTCGCCCGATGGCTGGGCGAGCGTGCGAAACGGCGCAATTTCGCCGTGTCGGAGGTGCAGATCTCCGAAACCGAGACTCCATTGCACAAGCTGGAAACGGTATACCGGCGACTTACCGAGCGACTCACCACATCGAGTTTCCCGCCGAGTGCACTGCGCTCGGTGGTCGATGCCTGGTTCTACGCTCTCGAGGAAGACGCCCTGGCGACGGGCGCCGACGACGACTCGCTCATCGAAGCGGTCGATCACCTCATGGCCGCCCGGTTGATCGAGGTTTCCCGGCATGCGCCGTCCTTCGCGACGGCGCTACGTGGATATCGGTCGGCGATGGTCGACGGTGACGAGGCGACAGCCGCCGCGATCCTGGCGTGGCTGGGCGGGCAGCCGAACGTTGCCGCGTCGGCGCGGCGGGCCGCGGGTGTGCGCGGCGAACTCGACCATTTCGGCGCCTTCGGATTCCTCCAGGGGCTGCTCACCGCGCTGCGCGACAGTGGGCATCGTGGTCTGCTGCTGGTACTCGACGAGGTCGAGACTCTCCAGCGGGTGCGCTCCGACGCCAGGGACAAAGCACTCAACGCACTGCGCCAACTGATCGACGAGGTCTACTCCGGCCGGTTTCCTGGACTGTACTTGCTGATCACCGGCACTCCCGCGTTCTATGACGGCCAGCAGGGGGTGCAACGCCTCGCACCGCTGGCGCAGCGTGTCGCTACGGATTTCACCACCGACCCCCGCTTCGACAATCCTCGCGCTGTGCAGCTGCGATTGCCTGGATTCACCATGGACTCCCTTGTCGCACTGGGTATTACCATCCGCGATCTATATGCCGATGGTAGTGAGCACCCAGCGAGGATTCGCGATATCGCCGATGACGCGTACATCGCTGATCTGGCCGCTGCCGTCTGCGGCACTCTCGGCGGCAAAGTCGGCGTGGCACCTCGTCTCTTCCTCAAGAAGCTCGTCGCCGACGTTCTCGACCGGGTCGACCAGTTTCCCGACTTCGATCCGCGACAGCACTACAGGTTGACGGTCAAGTCCGCCGAACTCACCAATGCCGAGCGGAACCTCGTACGCGCCGACGACATCGACCTGGACCCATGA
- a CDS encoding DEAD/DEAH box helicase, giving the protein MTENPWDRLDPVVVHHIVNTLGWPGLRPLQQAAITPLIDGEDAVLLAPTAGGKTEAACFPLLSAMAQNQWTGTSILYLCPLKALLNNLVTRIDAYAQWLGRSAALWHGDISNSKRDRIRREHPDILLTTPESLEAMLIGTKTDHNAFLSSIRAVVVDEVHAFAGDDRGWHLLAVLERLQRISGRPIQRVGLSATVGNPDHLLTWLQGSGAGIRPGRVVAPDVQLPTTVKTSTPPPGEVELDYVGSLDNAAKVIAALHRGEKRLVFCDSRRQVEHLGAALRERDVTVFLSHSSLSVDERTRAEQAFAEARDCVIVSTSTLELGIDVGDLDRVIQIDAPTTVASFLQRIGRTGRRAGSVRNCLFLATTNDALVQAAGLLLLWGRGWVEPITAPPEPRHLVAQQLMALTLQHHHIGDRLWPQEWNGIAPFDASAAPILQHLLAEGYLDDDGGLLHMGPVAEKRFGRRHFLDLTAAFTAPPQFTVLAGRDEIGRTDPSVLTDDRPGPRLLLLGGRSWKVTYIDWGRRRAFVEPAEGGGVAKWSNLGLRGLSFELTRAMREIYLGADPPVELTRRAKTQLSDIRATEGTGHAHPTATVIHRDGEHVHWWTWAGFRANATLVASLSGIVDPTQRPNDFSIRLRPDLSVDMWRNAILDRITRLPALELPQVDERACRGLKFSEVLPDHAARATIAARLADPESARRVLGEDTVFYTV; this is encoded by the coding sequence ATGACCGAGAACCCCTGGGATCGGCTCGACCCCGTGGTTGTCCACCACATTGTCAACACACTGGGCTGGCCGGGCCTTCGGCCACTTCAACAGGCCGCGATCACACCGCTGATCGACGGCGAGGACGCCGTTCTGCTCGCGCCGACCGCAGGAGGGAAGACCGAGGCCGCCTGCTTCCCCTTGTTGAGTGCCATGGCACAGAATCAGTGGACCGGCACGTCGATCCTCTACCTGTGCCCGCTGAAGGCCTTGCTGAACAACCTGGTCACGCGAATCGACGCGTACGCGCAGTGGCTCGGTAGAAGCGCTGCTCTATGGCACGGCGATATCTCGAACTCCAAGCGTGACCGGATCCGCCGCGAGCACCCCGATATCCTGCTGACGACGCCGGAGTCTTTGGAAGCCATGCTGATCGGCACAAAGACCGACCACAACGCGTTTCTCAGCAGTATCCGCGCGGTCGTGGTCGACGAGGTGCATGCTTTTGCCGGCGATGACCGTGGGTGGCACCTACTGGCGGTACTGGAACGACTGCAGCGGATCTCAGGCCGCCCGATTCAGCGAGTCGGCTTGTCGGCCACGGTCGGAAACCCGGACCACCTTCTCACCTGGCTACAGGGTTCAGGCGCTGGCATCCGGCCGGGCCGAGTGGTCGCCCCGGATGTCCAGCTGCCGACGACGGTGAAGACCTCCACACCTCCACCGGGTGAGGTCGAACTCGACTATGTCGGATCGCTCGACAATGCCGCGAAAGTGATCGCTGCCCTACATCGCGGCGAGAAGCGGCTGGTCTTCTGCGACTCCAGGCGACAAGTCGAACATCTAGGCGCCGCTTTACGAGAACGCGACGTTACGGTATTTCTCTCCCATTCCTCACTCTCGGTCGACGAACGCACCCGCGCTGAACAAGCATTTGCCGAGGCACGCGACTGCGTCATCGTCTCCACATCCACCCTCGAGCTCGGGATCGACGTCGGCGACCTCGACCGGGTGATCCAGATCGATGCACCGACGACGGTCGCGTCGTTCCTCCAGCGAATCGGGCGCACCGGTCGCCGCGCCGGCAGCGTCCGCAACTGTCTGTTTCTCGCAACCACCAACGACGCGCTCGTACAGGCCGCCGGCCTGCTGCTCCTGTGGGGTCGCGGGTGGGTCGAGCCCATCACGGCACCGCCCGAACCACGACATCTTGTCGCACAGCAGCTGATGGCCTTAACGCTGCAGCATCACCATATCGGCGACCGGCTATGGCCACAGGAATGGAACGGCATCGCACCTTTCGACGCCTCCGCTGCCCCGATACTTCAGCATCTTCTCGCCGAGGGCTACCTCGACGATGACGGCGGACTACTGCATATGGGCCCGGTTGCTGAGAAGCGATTCGGTCGCCGACATTTCCTCGACCTCACAGCGGCCTTCACCGCACCACCGCAGTTCACTGTCCTGGCCGGCCGCGACGAGATCGGCCGAACCGATCCATCGGTACTCACCGACGACAGGCCGGGACCCCGGCTGCTGCTGCTCGGTGGGCGAAGTTGGAAGGTCACGTATATCGACTGGGGCCGTCGGCGTGCCTTCGTGGAACCGGCGGAGGGTGGCGGCGTAGCCAAATGGTCGAACCTGGGCTTGCGCGGATTGTCATTCGAACTCACCCGCGCGATGCGCGAGATATATCTCGGGGCAGATCCGCCGGTGGAGTTGACCCGGCGAGCTAAAACCCAGCTGTCCGACATCCGGGCCACCGAAGGGACGGGCCACGCTCACCCGACCGCGACTGTCATCCATCGCGACGGCGAACATGTCCACTGGTGGACCTGGGCGGGGTTCCGGGCCAATGCCACGTTGGTAGCGTCTCTTTCCGGCATTGTCGATCCGACGCAGCGGCCGAACGATTTCAGTATCCGCCTGCGACCGGATCTATCGGTCGATATGTGGCGTAACGCGATCCTCGACCGGATCACACGCCTGCCAGCACTCGAACTGCCGCAGGTCGACGAGCGCGCATGCCGCGGATTGAAGTTCTCCGAGGTGCTGCCCGACCATGCGGCGAGGGCGACGATCGCCGCACGTCTGGCCGATCCCGAATCGGCACGGCGGGTACTCGGCGAGGATACGGTGTTCTACACCGTCTGA
- a CDS encoding DUF732 domain-containing protein gives MRKLAHLFALLPISAALVVGGAHTADAAPFDSGSASGSAGSGSAGPQRSAADRQFLRESYYDERSYDVQDAAIGLAHSQCGYLDTYGNSARNRIYLAESSRDAVEYPYIFLHAAIDAYCPWNRS, from the coding sequence ATGCGCAAACTCGCGCACCTGTTCGCCCTGCTTCCCATCAGCGCGGCCCTCGTCGTCGGCGGCGCGCACACCGCTGACGCCGCTCCGTTCGACTCCGGATCGGCCAGTGGCAGCGCGGGTTCCGGCAGCGCGGGCCCGCAGCGAAGCGCGGCAGACCGCCAGTTCCTTCGCGAAAGCTACTACGACGAGCGGAGCTACGACGTCCAGGACGCCGCCATCGGCCTGGCACACAGTCAGTGCGGGTACCTCGACACGTACGGCAACTCGGCACGCAACCGGATCTACCTGGCCGAAAGTTCGAGGGATGCGGTCGAGTACCCGTACATCTTCTTGCACGCCGCGATCGACGCGTATTGCCCGTGGAACCGCTCCTGA